In the Cryptococcus neoformans var. neoformans JEC21 chromosome 1, complete sequence genome, one interval contains:
- a CDS encoding choline-phosphate cytidylyltransferase, putative, whose product MSANPPAQKRHNRNRLGERRVNRDPSSSRDASEEDNDNVENSFSDVGSMNSYHAEALSTTSTIDSPTRMPPPALPPHSSSGSPSTTQAGRRSYQQRRVEELNGEGSQSEGLDSPTYDGDVESSSTIGGAPAHHQHTHFRRPSFPAPVPTSETPHPAAHIVQRQPTPKASQIGFSAADYPAVPTPKATYVRPSDVPVAPSVALEECARSPPTTSWIQSPNSAGGPPKMYARAVERTEEDIKGFVERAIHGRGQEDGVERWWKTNPPPEGKVVRVYADGVYDLFHFGHALQLRQAKLSFPQVHLMVGVCSDVLCAQHKSAPAMTHAERCEAVRHCRWADEVIPDAPWVVDQAFLDKHQIDYIAHDEEVYPSKDHEDVYAFAKKEGRFVPTRRTPAISTSDLLERIVRGYRDGFFDSKLEKNGHPELLAADVDWDSSASMEKREKRKAAHHHKVKK is encoded by the exons ATGTCTGCAAACCCACCAGCGCAAAAACGACATAACCGCAACAGGCTGGGAGAGAGACGGGTCAACCGCGACCCAAGCAGCTCAAGAGATGCCAGCGAAGAGG ACAATGACAATGTCGAAAACTCATTTTCCGATGTCGGATCCATGAACTCTTACCACGCCGAAGCACTTTCCACCACCTCAACCATTGATTCGCCCACTAGGATGCCGCCGCCTGCTCTTCCGCCCCACAGCTCGTCAGGCTCGCCAAGCACTACCCAGGCTGGAAGACGTTCTTACCAGCAAAGACGCGTAGAAGAACTgaatggagaagggagCCAGAGCGAGGGTCTCGATTCCCCAAC ATATGACGGCGATGTGGAGAGCTCTTCCACCATTGGCGGTGCACCTGCTCACCACCAACACACCCACTTCAGAAGGCCCTCATTCCCAGCCCCAGTACCTACATCAGAAACCCCGCATCCTGCAGCCCACATTGTCCAGCGGCAACCCACTCCCAAAGCCTCCCAAATTGGCTTCTCCGCCGCGGACTACCCTGCCGTGCCCACTCCTAAAGCAACCTATGTTCGACCCTCAGATGTTCCTGTTGCACCTTCTGTAGCCCTTGAAGAGTGCGCGAGAAGCCCACCTACGACTTCCTGGATCCAATCTCCAAATTCCGCTGGAGGACCGCCGAAGATGTACGCCCGCGCCGTAGAACGTACGGAAGAGGATATCAAGGGCTTCGTTGAGCGAGCGATCCACGGCagagggcaagaagatggtgttgagagatggtggaagacCAATCCTCCGCCTGAGGGCAAGGTTGTGAGAGTGTATGCGGATGGTGTCTATGATCTATTTCACTTTGG CCATGCCTTGCAACTTCGCCAAGCCAagctttcctttccccaaGTTCATCTCATGGTTGGCGTTTGCTCTGATGTTCTTTGTGCGCAGCACAAGTCTGCCCCAGCTATGACCCACGCCGAGCGCTGTGAAGCAGTCAGGCATTGTCGATGGGCGGACGAGGTTATCCCTGACGCACCTTGGGTTGTTGATCAAGCGTTTTTGGATAAGCACCAGATTGACTATATCGCgcatgatgaagaagtttACCCTAGTAAAGATCATGAAGATGTGTATGCATTTGCtaagaaggagg GCCGCTTCGTTCCTACTCGTCGAACACCTGCCATCTCCACGTCCGACCTTCTCGAGCGTATCGTCCGAGGCTACAGAGATGGTTTCTTCGATTCCAAACTTGAAAAGAACGGTCACCCCGAACTGTTGGCTGCGGATGTCGATTGGGACTCTAGCGCATCAATGGAGAAgcgagaaaagagaaaggcgGCGCATCACCACAAAGTGAAAAAGTAG